In a genomic window of Telopea speciosissima isolate NSW1024214 ecotype Mountain lineage chromosome 5, Tspe_v1, whole genome shotgun sequence:
- the LOC122662983 gene encoding uncharacterized protein LOC122662983 encodes MVLGLTFGVIEGFHLYLTTRSHTYGHQGVYCQRNDRVFKTKDWSPIEVISTAERAFLEFQSVITSSNPSQTNSGAISSNENDRWNAPPLGFIKVNCDATKPQGDTVGGLGIIFRDHNGCPLKALSLSQVLSFAIQGEALAIREALMQARELGITNLLVESDNKEIISFIEDPNRVPPLDVAVVVEDVRELCSTFVSVSFLFVPRAMNVIADALVRKALSIMCMTDWPITTPWLDDLCLSEATGCTHDSHQ; translated from the exons ATGGTACTAGGGTTGACATTTGGAGTGATAGAAGGGTTCCATCTCTACCTCACTACAAGATCACACACCTACGGCCACCAGGGTGTTTATTGTCAAAG AAATGACAGAGTATTCAAAACAAAGGATTGGAGTCCAATTGAGGTTATCTCTACAGCTGAAAGAGCATTTCTTGAGTTCCAGTCAGTTATTACCTCTTCAAACCCTTCTCAAACCAATTCGGGTGCCATTTCAAGTAATGAAAATGATCGGTGGAATGCCCCACCATTGGGTTTTATAAAGGTGAATTGTGATGCTACAAAGCCTCAAGGAGATACTGTTGGCGGACTGGGAATTATTTTTAGGGATCACAATGGGTGTCCTCTAAAGGCACTCTCTCTTTCCCAGGTGTTATCCTTTGCAATCCAAGGAGAAGCTCTAGCCATTAGAGAAGCACTAATGCAAGCTCGTGAATTAGGAATCACAAATCTCCTTGTTGAATCAGACAACAAGGAGATTATTAGCTTTATTGAAGATCCGAATCGTGTTCCGCCGCTTGATGTTGCAGTTGTTGTTGAAGATGTTCGTGAGCTATGTTCTACTTTTGtatctgtttcttttctttttgttccaaGGGCTATGAATGTAATTGCAGATGCCCTGGTAAGGAAGGCCCTGTCTATCATGTGTATGACAGATTGGCCAATTACCACTCCGTGGCTTGATGATCTTTGTTTATCTGAAGCCACTGGCTGTACACATGATTCTCATCAATAA